In Papaver somniferum cultivar HN1 chromosome 1, ASM357369v1, whole genome shotgun sequence, a genomic segment contains:
- the LOC113291762 gene encoding glycine--tRNA ligase, mitochondrial 1-like codes for MESHQGKSEAIETLEKSSIDCQISSSSNGVSVSDGMNKEECRKKVVNVLERRFFCKLSFNIYGGVAGLYDYGPPGCAVKSNVLALWRRHFVLEENMMEVDCPCITPEVVLQASGHVDKFTDLMVKDEKAGTFHRADHLLKDFCTEKLKGQSLSVEKVQELKHVVAMLDDFSPEQLGSKIKEYGIVAPITKNPLSDPYPFNLMFQTSIGPSGMIPGYMRPETAQGIFVNFKDLYYYNGSKLPFAAAQIGQAFRNEISPRQGLLRVREFTLAEVEHFVDPEDKSHPKFRKVADLEFLMFPREEQNAVPVKEAVKLRLGDAVAKGIVNNETLGYFIGRVYLFLTRLGIDKERLRFRQHLENEMAHYAADCWDAEIECSYGWMECVGIADRSAYDLRAHSEKSGTPLVAHEKFSEPKEVEKLVITPVKKELGLAFKGDQKKIVEALEAMDEKEAMEVKAALELKGEVEFQVCTLGKAITIKSSMVLISKEIKKEHRRVFTPSVIEPSFGIGRIIYCLFEHSFYTRPSKAGDEVEQLNVFRFPPVVAPFKCTVFPLEQNPGKKAVAEQISESLTAAGISNIMDTTGASIGKRYARTDELGVPFAITVDTPPTVTIRERDSKKQVRVEVKKVVRVMQDLTNGVRTWEDIQSKYPSHPSISTADKFLEQKQRRFPTIFGVYTSIIIMGIFVTYWI; via the coding sequence ATGGAATCTCATCAAGGTAAATCAGAAGCGATCGAGACGCTTGAGAAATCTTCAATTGATTgtcagatttcttcttcttccaatggGGTTAGTGTTAGTGATGGTATGAATAAAGAGGAGTGTAGGAAGAAAGTAGTGAATGTGTTAGAGAGGAGATTTTTTTGTAAACTTAGTTTCAACAtctatggtggtgttgctggGCTATATGATTATGGTCCTCCTGGTTGTGCTGTTAAATCTAATGTCCTTGCGTTATGGCGTCGGCACTTTGTATTGGAAGAGAATATGATGGAAGTTGATTGCCCATGCATCACACCCGAAGTTGTCCTCCAGGCATCAGGTCATGTTGACAAATTTACTGATCTTATGGTTAAAGATGAGAAAGCAGGAACGTTTCACCGTGCAGACCATTTGTTAAAGGATTTTTGCACGGAGAAGCTGAAGGGTCAGAGTTTGTCTGTAGAGAAGGTGCAGGAGCTTAAACATGTTGTTGCTATGTTGGATGATTTCTCTCCTGAACAATTGGGTTCAAAGATTAAGGAGTATGGGATAGTTGCTCCTATTACAAAGAATCCTCTTTCTGATCCTTACCCATTCAACTTGATGTTTCAGACGTCAATTGGCCCATCTGGCATGATTCCTGGTTATATGCGACCGGAGACAGCACAAGGTATATTTGTCAACTTCAAGGACTTGTATTACTACAATGGGAGCAAACTCCCTTTTGCTGCAGCTCAGATTGGCCAAGCTTTCAGGAATGAGATATCTCCTCGCCAAGGTCTTCTCCGAGTTCGTGAATTCACTCTAGCTGAGGTTGAGCATTTCGTCGACCCAGAAGACAAATCTCATCCCAAGTTTAGGAAGGTTGCAGATTTGGAGTTCTTGATGTTTCCAAGGGAAGAACAAAATGCGGTGCCGGTGAAGGAGGCTGTTAAACTCCGCCTTGGTGATGCAGTAGCAAAAGGAATTGTGAACAACGAAACACTTGGTTACTTTATTGGGAGAGTATATCTATTCCTTACACGCCTTGGGATCGATAAAGAACGTCTACGGTTTCGTCAGCATCTTGAGAATGAGATGGCGCACTATGCAGCAGACTGTTGGGATGCTGAGATTGAGTGCTCCTATGGCTGGATGGAGTGTGTTGGTATTGCGGATAGATCTGCATACGATCTACGTGCTCACTCTGAAAAAAGTGGTACTCCTCTTGTTGCCCATGAGAAGTTTTCAGAACCAAAAGAAGTGGAGAAACTGGTTATTACTCCAGTAAAGAAGGAGCTGGGTCTTGCATTCAAGGGTGACCAAAAAAAGATTGTTGAAGCATTGGAGGCCATGGATGAAAAAGAGGCTATGGAAGTGAAAGCAGCTTTGGAATTAAAAGGGGAGGTGGAGTTCCAAGTCTGCACTCTAGGGAAGGCTATCACTATTAAATCAAGCATGGTTTTGATCTCCAAGGAGATAAAGAAAGAACATCGGAGAGTCTTTACACCATCTGTGATCGAGCCATCTTTTGGTATTGGGCGCATAATTTACTGCCTCTTTGAGCATTCATTCTACACCAGACCAAGCAAAGCAGGGGATGAAGTTGAACAGTTGAATGTATTTCGTTTCCCTCCTGTTGTTGCTCCCTTCAAGTGCACTGTCTTTCCCCTTGAACAGAATCCAGGAAAAAAAGCAGTCGCCGAACAAATCTCAGAGTCATTAACTGCTGCTGGAATCTCTAACATAATGGACACAACAGGCGCATCAATAGGGAAACGATATGCAAGAACAGATGAACTTGGTGTGCCATTTGCAATTACTGTTGATACACCACCAACAGTGACTATCCGAGAAAGAGACAGCAAGAAACAGGTCCGCGTTGAAGTCAAAAAGGTGGTACGTGTGATGCAGGATCTTACTAATGGAGTAAGAACTTGGGAAGATATTCAATCGAAATACCCATCCCATCCAAGTATTTCAACTGCAGACAAGTTTTTGGAACAAAAACAGAGAAGATTTCCAACTATATTTGGGGTATACACTTCCATTATTATCATGGGAATTTTTGTTACATATTGGATATAA